ACGAGCCCGAAAGGTTCTTCCCATCGCGAGGGAATCACGCAGATGTCCATTTCACCATAGGTACGGCGCAGTGTATCATAGGGCATCCAGCCCGTAGAAGAAAAAAAAGGTCCCTGCCACAAAGGATCAAAATGGGTAGCATAAATATGGAAATCGTCCCGTTTGCGGAGGAGACGCGCGCCCGCTTCGAGAAGCAAAGATAAGCCTTTGGCCGGGTCGTCGACACGGCCCGCCATAAATATTCGTTTTTTATCGTTGTTCTGTAAAAATGGTAAAGACGGTGAGGGACCCTCAGGCAAGAGCGATACGCCGCCGGGAATAACATGGACTTTGTCCTTATAACGAGCGAGACTGTCCCGCAGTGCCGTATTAAAGACTACCAAAGCGTCCATGATGTCTAAGGCTTTACGAAACAGTGCGTAATAGCCCGTCTCATAGGCACGGGCAAGCAGATAGTCCTGGAGCCACGCTTCTTCTCGCCCCAATTTGATTTGAGGCGCCAGTGATTGGAAAGCACAACGTCGGCAATAGTCCGGATAACGCAAGTAATTGTAATCACAAGGAATACCATCTTTAAATCGGTAGGCGTCGCGGGCGCATAAGAGTTCATGGGCGTAATAGCGGCTAATAAGGGGGTATTGGGCTAAAGCAAGAGCAACAAGTGGTTTTAGGGCATATCCATGGCTGAGAAACACCACGTCAGGCTTCCATTGATCCACAGCTGCGCGCAGCGTTTCGACGACTCTATCCGCTCGGCAACAAGAAGGATTGACAGGCAACACGGTACAGGGAAAAGGGAGCTCTTCCTCTTGGACGATACCTCGCCCTGCTACACTTTCAAAATGGGGCACAAACAAACGAACGTCCATTGCGCGCTCTTTGAGACCCTTAAGTACGTGGAATAGATCGACATCGGCACCGCCTTGAGCGGGCCAACAAAAGAGCATATCGACACATGCGACACGCAGCGATCTATACATTTTCGTAGTTACCCCATAATGATTGTATTTCTAAATATATAAAAATGGTGATTAGTCGGTAAGAAGCGTGACTTCTGTTTCGAGCAGTGTGCTAAGGGCCGATAAGAGCACCGATTCCACTTCAGGCGCGACAAGACTCGCTTTTGGGCCCGTTTCATAGCCGCCCGTTTCATAGGCGCGGGCAGTACCGATATAGCCGGGTCCGTAATCCCCATAAGCCGCCATAGTCACGAAGAGATCGGGCCGTGCAGCTTTCGCGGCAAGCTGATATTCTACAAAGAGCTCGCCAGGCATATGCAGGATACGCGCCTTTCCGATATG
The nucleotide sequence above comes from Candidatus Hydrogenedentota bacterium. Encoded proteins:
- a CDS encoding glycosyltransferase family 4 protein is translated as MYRSLRVACVDMLFCWPAQGGADVDLFHVLKGLKERAMDVRLFVPHFESVAGRGIVQEEELPFPCTVLPVNPSCCRADRVVETLRAAVDQWKPDVVFLSHGYALKPLVALALAQYPLISRYYAHELLCARDAYRFKDGIPCDYNYLRYPDYCRRCAFQSLAPQIKLGREEAWLQDYLLARAYETGYYALFRKALDIMDALVVFNTALRDSLARYKDKVHVIPGGVSLLPEGPSPSLPFLQNNDKKRIFMAGRVDDPAKGLSLLLEAGARLLRKRDDFHIYATHFDPLWQGPFFSSTGWMPYDTLRRTYGEMDICVIPSRWEEPFGLVALESMSAGTVVCAADCGGLHDIVLHQETGLLFDSGDSNALFNALDWLLDHEEQRRSLGAAGLERVQKHYLWNHVIDTYYLPLLESVVK